A window from Citrus sinensis cultivar Valencia sweet orange chromosome 3, DVS_A1.0, whole genome shotgun sequence encodes these proteins:
- the LOC102607244 gene encoding asparagine--tRNA ligase, chloroplastic/mitochondrial isoform X1, giving the protein MAAAFAPSTTLRLRPYSTLRCLSFYPKNLTKPYPVFPPLIRRSPISPRRLFSSVISGALHSGERTKSELAEKQMGEMGSKVGEFRKKLKIVDVKGGPNEGLDRVGQMIVVAGWVRTLRAQSSVTFIEVNDGSCLSNMQCVMTSDAEGYDQVKSGLITTGASIWIQGNVVPSQGSKQKVELKVNKIVLVGKSDPSYPIQKKRVSREFLRTKAHLRPRTNTFGAVARVRNALAYATHKFFQENGFIWISSPIITASDCEGAGEQFCVTTLIPSSREAAESPVDAIPKTKDGLIDWSQDFFEKPAFLTVSGQLNAETYATALSNVYTFGPTFRAENSNTSRHLAEFWMIEPELAFADLKDDMACATAYLQYVVRYILDNCKEDMDFFNTWIEKGIIDRLSTVAERDFVQLSYTDAIELLIKAKKKFEFPVKWGCDLQSEHERYLTEEAFGGCPVIVSDYPKEIKAFYMRQNDDGRTVAAMDMLVPQIGELIGGSQREERLEYLEGRLDELKLNRDSYWWYLDLRHYGSVPHAGFGLGFERLVQFATGVENIRDAIPFPRTPGSVEF; this is encoded by the exons ATGGCTGCTGCTTTTGCACCGTCCACTACTCTCCGGTTACGGCCGTACTCTACTCTACGGTGCCTCTCCTTCTATCCCAAAAACCTAACAAAACCGTATCCTGTTTTCCCGCCACTTATCCGCCGCTCGCCAATTTCCCCCCGTAGATTATTCTCCTCAGTGATCTCCGGAGCCCTGCACTCTGGCGAGAGGACGAAATCGGAACTGGCGGAAAAACAGATGGGCGAAATGGGAAGTAAAGTTGGGGAGTTCAGAAAGAAGTTGAAGATTGTTGATGTTAAGGGTGGGCCTAATGAAGGTTTGGACCGGGTCGGGCAGATGATTGTTGTCGCGGGCTGGGTACGAACTCTACGGGCCCAGAGCAGTGTCACATTTATCGAG GTTAATGATGGTTCATGTCTTTCAAACATGCAATGTGTGATGACCTCTGATGCTGAAGGTTATGATCAG gTTAAATCTGGCTTGATCACCACTGGTGCATCAATATGGATACAAGGTAATGTAGTGCCAAGCCAAGGATCAAAACAAAAAGTGGAATTGAAGGTCAACAAGATTGTATTG GTTGGCAAAAGTGATCCTTCCTACCCcattcaaaagaaaagagtcAGCAGGGAATTCTTGAGAACTAAAGCTCATCTTCGTCCTAGAACAAACACGTTTGGGGCG GTTGCAAGAGTTAGAAATGCTTTGGCCTATGCTACTCACAAGTTTTTCCAAGAAAATGGTTTTATTTGGATCTCCAGCCCTATTATTACAGCTTCAGATTGTGAAGGAGCGGGTGAACAGTTCTGTGTGACTACACTG ATTCCAAGTTCTAGAGAAGCAGCTGAATCCCCTGTGGATGCCATTCCAAAAACAAAGGATGGGTTGATCGATTGGTCACAG gatttttttgaaaaaccagcTTTCTTGACAGTATCGGGCCAACTTAATGCTGAAACATATGCTACCGCTCTTTCTAAT GTGTATACATTTGGTCCCACATTTCGAGCAGAAAATTCCAACACTTCTAGGCATTTAGCTGAATTTTGG ATGATTGAACCAGAACTAGCATTTGCTGATCTAAAAGATGACATGGCGTGCGCAACTGCCTATCTCCAGTATGTA GTGAGATATATCCTCGATAATTGCAAGGAAGACATGGATTTTTTCAACACTTGGATTGAGAAAGGAATCATTGATCGATTGAGT ACTGTGGCTGAGAGGGACTTTGTTCAGTTGAGTTACACTGACGCAATTGAGCTCCtgataaaagcaaaaaagaaatttgaattcccg GTGAAGTGGGGATGCGATTTGCAGAGCGAGCATGAACGTTATTTAACTGAAGAGGCATTTGGTGGATGTCCTGTCATTGTCAGTGATTATCCAAAG GAGATCAAGGCATTCTATATGCGGCAGAATGATGATGGGAGAACTGTCGCGGCCATGGATATGTTGGTTCCTCAA ATTGGGGAGCTTATTGGTGGAAgccaaagagaagaaagacTTGAATATCTGGAAGGTCGATTGGATGAGTTAAAGCTGAATAGAGATAGCTATTGGTGGTATCTTGATCTGCGTCATTATGGGTCAG TTCCTCATGCGGGCTTTGGACTTGGCTTTGAAAGGCTTGTGCAATTTGCAACTGGAGTGGAGAATATAAGAGATGCCATACCTTTCCCTCGAACACCCGGTTCTGTAGAATTTTAA
- the LOC102607244 gene encoding asparagine--tRNA ligase, chloroplastic/mitochondrial isoform X3, translating to MAAAFAPSTTLRLRPYSTLRCLSFYPKNLTKPYPVFPPLIRRSPISPRRLFSSVISGALHSGERTKSELAEKQMGEMGSKVGEFRKKLKIVDVKGGPNEGLDRVGQMIVVAGWVRTLRAQSSVTFIEVNDGSCLSNMQCVMTSDAEGYDQVKSGLITTGASIWIQGNVVPSQGSKQKVELKVNKIVLVGKSDPSYPIQKKRVSREFLRTKAHLRPRTNTFGAVARVRNALAYATHKFFQENGFIWISSPIITASDCEGAGEQFCVTTLDFFEKPAFLTVSGQLNAETYATALSNVYTFGPTFRAENSNTSRHLAEFWMIEPELAFADLKDDMACATAYLQYVVRYILDNCKEDMDFFNTWIEKGIIDRLSTVAERDFVQLSYTDAIELLIKAKKKFEFPVKWGCDLQSEHERYLTEEAFGGCPVIVSDYPKEIKAFYMRQNDDGRTVAAMDMLVPQIGELIGGSQREERLEYLEGRLDELKLNRDSYWWYLDLRHYGSVPHAGFGLGFERLVQFATGVENIRDAIPFPRTPGSVEF from the exons ATGGCTGCTGCTTTTGCACCGTCCACTACTCTCCGGTTACGGCCGTACTCTACTCTACGGTGCCTCTCCTTCTATCCCAAAAACCTAACAAAACCGTATCCTGTTTTCCCGCCACTTATCCGCCGCTCGCCAATTTCCCCCCGTAGATTATTCTCCTCAGTGATCTCCGGAGCCCTGCACTCTGGCGAGAGGACGAAATCGGAACTGGCGGAAAAACAGATGGGCGAAATGGGAAGTAAAGTTGGGGAGTTCAGAAAGAAGTTGAAGATTGTTGATGTTAAGGGTGGGCCTAATGAAGGTTTGGACCGGGTCGGGCAGATGATTGTTGTCGCGGGCTGGGTACGAACTCTACGGGCCCAGAGCAGTGTCACATTTATCGAG GTTAATGATGGTTCATGTCTTTCAAACATGCAATGTGTGATGACCTCTGATGCTGAAGGTTATGATCAG gTTAAATCTGGCTTGATCACCACTGGTGCATCAATATGGATACAAGGTAATGTAGTGCCAAGCCAAGGATCAAAACAAAAAGTGGAATTGAAGGTCAACAAGATTGTATTG GTTGGCAAAAGTGATCCTTCCTACCCcattcaaaagaaaagagtcAGCAGGGAATTCTTGAGAACTAAAGCTCATCTTCGTCCTAGAACAAACACGTTTGGGGCG GTTGCAAGAGTTAGAAATGCTTTGGCCTATGCTACTCACAAGTTTTTCCAAGAAAATGGTTTTATTTGGATCTCCAGCCCTATTATTACAGCTTCAGATTGTGAAGGAGCGGGTGAACAGTTCTGTGTGACTACACTG gatttttttgaaaaaccagcTTTCTTGACAGTATCGGGCCAACTTAATGCTGAAACATATGCTACCGCTCTTTCTAAT GTGTATACATTTGGTCCCACATTTCGAGCAGAAAATTCCAACACTTCTAGGCATTTAGCTGAATTTTGG ATGATTGAACCAGAACTAGCATTTGCTGATCTAAAAGATGACATGGCGTGCGCAACTGCCTATCTCCAGTATGTA GTGAGATATATCCTCGATAATTGCAAGGAAGACATGGATTTTTTCAACACTTGGATTGAGAAAGGAATCATTGATCGATTGAGT ACTGTGGCTGAGAGGGACTTTGTTCAGTTGAGTTACACTGACGCAATTGAGCTCCtgataaaagcaaaaaagaaatttgaattcccg GTGAAGTGGGGATGCGATTTGCAGAGCGAGCATGAACGTTATTTAACTGAAGAGGCATTTGGTGGATGTCCTGTCATTGTCAGTGATTATCCAAAG GAGATCAAGGCATTCTATATGCGGCAGAATGATGATGGGAGAACTGTCGCGGCCATGGATATGTTGGTTCCTCAA ATTGGGGAGCTTATTGGTGGAAgccaaagagaagaaagacTTGAATATCTGGAAGGTCGATTGGATGAGTTAAAGCTGAATAGAGATAGCTATTGGTGGTATCTTGATCTGCGTCATTATGGGTCAG TTCCTCATGCGGGCTTTGGACTTGGCTTTGAAAGGCTTGTGCAATTTGCAACTGGAGTGGAGAATATAAGAGATGCCATACCTTTCCCTCGAACACCCGGTTCTGTAGAATTTTAA
- the LOC102607244 gene encoding asparagine--tRNA ligase, chloroplastic/mitochondrial isoform X2, with the protein MAAAFAPSTTLRLRPYSTLRCLSFYPKNLTKPYPVFPPLIRRSPISPRRLFSSVISGALHSGERTKSELAEKQMGEMGSKVGEFRKKLKIVDVKGGPNEGLDRVGQMIVVAGWVRTLRAQSSVTFIEVNDGSCLSNMQCVMTSDAEGYDQVKSGLITTGASIWIQGNVVPSQGSKQKVELKVNKIVLVGKSDPSYPIQKKRVSREFLRTKAHLRPRTNTFGAVARVRNALAYATHKFFQENGFIWISSPIITASDCEGAGEQFCVTTLIPSSREAAESPVDAIPKTKDGLIDWSQDFFEKPAFLTVSGQLNAETYATALSNVYTFGPTFRAENSNTSRHLAEFWMIEPELAFADLKDDMACATAYLQYVVRYILDNCKEDMDFFNTWIEKGIIDRLSTVAERDFVQLSYTDAIELLIKAKKKFEFPVKWGCDLQSEHERYLTEEAFGGCPVIVSDYPKIGELIGGSQREERLEYLEGRLDELKLNRDSYWWYLDLRHYGSVPHAGFGLGFERLVQFATGVENIRDAIPFPRTPGSVEF; encoded by the exons ATGGCTGCTGCTTTTGCACCGTCCACTACTCTCCGGTTACGGCCGTACTCTACTCTACGGTGCCTCTCCTTCTATCCCAAAAACCTAACAAAACCGTATCCTGTTTTCCCGCCACTTATCCGCCGCTCGCCAATTTCCCCCCGTAGATTATTCTCCTCAGTGATCTCCGGAGCCCTGCACTCTGGCGAGAGGACGAAATCGGAACTGGCGGAAAAACAGATGGGCGAAATGGGAAGTAAAGTTGGGGAGTTCAGAAAGAAGTTGAAGATTGTTGATGTTAAGGGTGGGCCTAATGAAGGTTTGGACCGGGTCGGGCAGATGATTGTTGTCGCGGGCTGGGTACGAACTCTACGGGCCCAGAGCAGTGTCACATTTATCGAG GTTAATGATGGTTCATGTCTTTCAAACATGCAATGTGTGATGACCTCTGATGCTGAAGGTTATGATCAG gTTAAATCTGGCTTGATCACCACTGGTGCATCAATATGGATACAAGGTAATGTAGTGCCAAGCCAAGGATCAAAACAAAAAGTGGAATTGAAGGTCAACAAGATTGTATTG GTTGGCAAAAGTGATCCTTCCTACCCcattcaaaagaaaagagtcAGCAGGGAATTCTTGAGAACTAAAGCTCATCTTCGTCCTAGAACAAACACGTTTGGGGCG GTTGCAAGAGTTAGAAATGCTTTGGCCTATGCTACTCACAAGTTTTTCCAAGAAAATGGTTTTATTTGGATCTCCAGCCCTATTATTACAGCTTCAGATTGTGAAGGAGCGGGTGAACAGTTCTGTGTGACTACACTG ATTCCAAGTTCTAGAGAAGCAGCTGAATCCCCTGTGGATGCCATTCCAAAAACAAAGGATGGGTTGATCGATTGGTCACAG gatttttttgaaaaaccagcTTTCTTGACAGTATCGGGCCAACTTAATGCTGAAACATATGCTACCGCTCTTTCTAAT GTGTATACATTTGGTCCCACATTTCGAGCAGAAAATTCCAACACTTCTAGGCATTTAGCTGAATTTTGG ATGATTGAACCAGAACTAGCATTTGCTGATCTAAAAGATGACATGGCGTGCGCAACTGCCTATCTCCAGTATGTA GTGAGATATATCCTCGATAATTGCAAGGAAGACATGGATTTTTTCAACACTTGGATTGAGAAAGGAATCATTGATCGATTGAGT ACTGTGGCTGAGAGGGACTTTGTTCAGTTGAGTTACACTGACGCAATTGAGCTCCtgataaaagcaaaaaagaaatttgaattcccg GTGAAGTGGGGATGCGATTTGCAGAGCGAGCATGAACGTTATTTAACTGAAGAGGCATTTGGTGGATGTCCTGTCATTGTCAGTGATTATCCAAAG ATTGGGGAGCTTATTGGTGGAAgccaaagagaagaaagacTTGAATATCTGGAAGGTCGATTGGATGAGTTAAAGCTGAATAGAGATAGCTATTGGTGGTATCTTGATCTGCGTCATTATGGGTCAG TTCCTCATGCGGGCTTTGGACTTGGCTTTGAAAGGCTTGTGCAATTTGCAACTGGAGTGGAGAATATAAGAGATGCCATACCTTTCCCTCGAACACCCGGTTCTGTAGAATTTTAA